The genomic DNA CACCCGCACCATCCTCACGGAAACCGACGAGGCCTGGCTCGACGTCATTGACGACATTCCGTGGCTGAAGGGTGACAAGGAGTTCATCTGGCTGAGCGAGCGGGACGGCTGGCGGCACGCCTATGCCATCTCGCGCGCCACCGGTGCGGCCCGGCTCCTCACCCCCGGCAACTTCGACGTGATGAGCATCGCGCTGGTGGACGACAAGGGGGGGTGGCTCTACTACGACGCCTCGCCGGAGAATGCCACGCAGCGGTACCTCTGGCGCACCCGGATCGACGGCAAGGGGAAGGCCGAGCGACTGACGCCGATGGACCAGGCGGGCAGCCACCGGTACACCATCTCGCCGGACGCGAAGTACGCCTTCCACAGCTGGTCCAGCTTCGACAGGCCAGGGCCCACGGAGCTGGTGAGCCTGCCGAAGCACACCGTGGAGCGCACCCTGGCCGCCAACACCGAGCTCGTGGCAAGGGTCAAGGAGACGATCACCCGGCCCGGCGAGTTCTTCCAGGTGACGATCGCCGACGGCTCCACCCTCGACGGCTGGATGATCAAGCCGAAGGACTTTGACCCGACCAAGCGCTACCCGGTGCTGATGTACGTGTACGGGGAGCCGGCGGGGCAGACTGTGCTCGACTCCTGGATGGGAGGGAGCCGGCTCTGGTACCAGACGCTGGCCGACCAGGGGTATCTCATCGCCAGTGTCGACAACATGGGCACCCCGGCCCCGAAGGGGCGCGCCTGGCGCAAGGCGGTCTACGAGCAGATCGGCGTCCTCTCGAGCATGCAGCAGGCGGAGGCGGTGCAGGCGCTCGCCCGCACCCGGCCATACTTCGACTCCACGCGCGTCGGCATCTGGGGCTGGAGCGGCGGCGGCTCGTCGACGCTGCAGGCGATGTTCCGCTACCCCGAGGTCTATTCGATGGGGATGAGTGTGGCGCCGGTCCCCGACCAGCGGCTCTACGACACCATCTACCAGGAGCGGTACATGGGGCTCCTCGGCCCGAACGCCGAGAAGTACGACTCCGCCTCGGCGATCCACCAGGCCAAGGGACTGAAGGGACACCTGCTGATCGTCCACGGCTCGGGCGACGACAACGTGCACTACCAGGGCACGGAGCGGATGATCAACGAACTGGTGAAGCTGAACAAGTCGTTTGACGTGATGGTGTACCCGAACCGGACGCACTCGATCCGCGAGGGTCCGGGCACCACGCTGCACATCTACTCGCTGCTGACCCGGTACCTCATGCAGAACCTGCCGGCGGGGTCGAACTACACGCCGATGCCGTGAGGCCGTTCGCGCGTCCCCCTCTTCATATTATGGAGAGGGGGACAGGGGTGAGGTGAAACGGCGTGAAGCGCAGCCGAGAGACGACCACATCAGAACTGGGGTATCCGCTTGACTAGCCGAATTCGGCGCCTGATTGCGGTTTCCATTCTCTCGGTTCAATTCCTCGGCGCCTGCTCGATGTGGGTGCCCACCACGACGCCGCTGCCCACATTGGTGGCGGAGCAGCACCCTTCGAAGGTGCGTCTCGACCTATCTGATGGAACTCATGTCGAGATCAAGTGGCCCGCGATGGTCGGGGATTCGATGGTGCGAAGCGATTCTGCGGTGGTGGAGCCGGTCGACGTGCGGGATGTCACACGAGTGCAGGTACGGGAGGTGAGCGGGATCAAGACGATTGGGCTGGCGGTATTTGTCCCCCTCGCGCTGTTCGCCATCGTCTTCGCGGCAATGTACGAGGGCGACTGAGCTTTTCTCCGTGCCGCGACTTCCCCCGTGATGACACGGCGCCTATTTCCCTTCCGTCACCACCGCATACTCCCCCGTGATCTCGTCCAGCCCTGACGCGAGCCCGTCCCCGGTCGTGCGGTTCTTGTCCAGGACGTACTTCGCGAGGGTCGCCGTCAGCGGCAGCGTCACCAGCACGAGAATCGCCGAGAGCCAGAAGGGCACGCCGATCCCGGCATGGTCCATCAGGAAGCCGGCCAGGATCGGGAACGCCACGCGGCTCACCCCGCCGAAGGTGTGCTGGACCCCCATGTAGAGTCCCCGCTCGTTCGACGCGACCACGGTGCTCAGGAGTCCCGTCACGCACGGAAAGACAAACGCCGTGCCAAGCGGCATCAGCGTGAATCCCACCGCCAGCATCGGGTACCCGGTGGCCAGGCCCGTGGAGGCGAGCCCGAGCGCCAGGATCACGATGCCGAGCCGGGAGAGCCGCGCTTCCCCGAGGCGGTCGACCATCTTCCCCAGCAGCAGGGAGCGGACCAGCACCCCCATGCCGCCGAGATACATCACGAAGTAGCCGATATTGGCTTCCGTCACCGCAAAGCGGTTGGACAGCAGCAGCGGCACCGTCTGGATCGTCCCGTAGAACGCCCCGATGGCGATGGTGTAAATCCAGATGAGGCGCGGGGCGGGCTCGCGCCACTCGGTGAAGACGCGCAGAATGGCGGCGCGGCTCGTGAGCGTCGAGGCGGGGGCATGGCTCGCCGTCTGGCGGATTTCGTGGGACTCGCGCAGGAACCGCCATGCGAAGATCGCCACCAGCACCGACAGCGCCGCGGCGGCGAGGCCCGGCGCCCGGCGACCGCCGAGGCTGATCATGGCGGACCCGAAGGCGGGGCCCGCCACGGCGCCCATGCTGGTCACCACCGAGAGCCACCCCAGGCTCTTGGTACGCTGCTTGGGATTGGAGGCGTCGGCCACATAGGCCTGCACCACGCCGATGGTCCCGCCGCCGGTGCCCTGGATGAGGCGGGACACCAGCAGCGCCACGATCGACCCGGCGTAGGCAAAGAGGGCGTAGGCGACGGCGGTCAGGAGCAGGCCCGCGAGGATGGCCGGCCGGCGGCCGTACCGGTCAGAGAAGCGCCCCCAGGTCGGCGCCACGATCAGCTGTGCGATCGAGAACGCCGAGATCAGGATGCCGACCATCGTGGCGCCGGCGCCGAAGTCGGTGGCGTAGTACGGCAGGAGCGGGATCACCATCGTGAGCCCGATCATGTCGACGAACGCCGTCACGAACAGCACGAAGAGCGGCATCTGCGACGCCCACCCGCTGTCCACCCGCTTTGCCGCCCTGGTCACTCGCGGGTCGCGATCGCGTCCGGCTCGTCCTTGTCACCCCACACCTCGTACCCGGTCACGGTGCCATCCTTTTTCGCGAACTCGAAGACCCAGTCCGCGTCGAGGTCGGTCAGCTTTCCATCCTCCCACGTCCCCATGAGAAACCAGTCATCCTTGATCTCAACAAGGATGAAGGTGGCGGCTTCCGGCCACGGGGCTGGGTCCCAGTGTGCCATCAGCATTCCATTTTCGTGCACCAGTGTGGTCTTCGACGGTGGGATACTGTCCGGCTGCCCATTCCAGCGGAACGCATAGGCACCGAGGTATGGCTTGGCGTCGGCGGCGGCCATGGTCAGCTTGTACTTTGGCTCCACCTCGACCTGAAAGGCTACCTGCGTGGTGCCCCAGCGGAGGAAGAGGGTGCCCTCGTCGCCGCGGACATTCTCGAAGGTGAACGTCAGCATCTCGTTGAACGGGCCAGTGCCCGGCTTGACCTGGTACCGGATCTGGTCGGCGGTCGAGTCGGGATAGGGGACGTGGTACATCTTGTGACGGGGGTCGATCACCATGGTCCACTCCTCCGGCTGGATGACCAGCCAGAGCGAGTACTTGCCCGGTGCCACCGGGTGGCCATCCATCTTGATGGGACGGTCGGTCTCGAGCGTAGTGGCGAAGTTGGCGCCGGGTGTCCACACCGCTCCCCAGTGTTCGACACCGCCGAAAAGGGAATCCCGACCCCGGACCTGGGGCCTGGCATAGTCGATGGTGATCGTGGTCCCGTCGATCGTCTGGGAGACGGCGCCCCGTTCGCTGGCCCGCATCTGCGCGGTCAGGGCGGAGGGCAGGAGCAAGAGCAGGGTCAAGCAGGCGCCGCGGAGGCGCACTGTCGGTGCGGTCATGAACGCTCCCAGAGATGTGTGTGTGTTTGGACCGTAGCCAACCTACTGCATTCCCCCGGGTCTGGCCAGCAGACCACTCGACTCGCGGGAAAGGCCGAACGGAGACATCTTAGGGTGTCCACCGGACCCCACCCGCCGCCTCCGAGCGCGCGGAACCCACAGGGAGGACGTACTTGGCGCCTCAGCCCCTCAGGCAGCGCCGCCTGATTCTGGACCTCGTTGTCATCGGAGTTGCAGGAGCCCTGGCGGCTCAGCTTTTTGCCTTCCTGTTACGCGGCGCCAACTGGCTCTTCCTGACCACGCTGGCCCAATACGTACCACTCGGCCTGCCCAACGAGGGGGGGTCACCGCAGGAGATCATCGGGCGGTGGGGACTGTGGATGATCCCCGTAGCCACGACGCTGGGTGGCCTGATCGTGGGTATCATCGTCACGCGGCTGGCCCCCGAGGCCGAGGGCCACGGTACCGACACCGCCGTGCGGGCGTTTCACCGATCCGATGGTGTGATCCGGCCCCAGGTCCCTCCAGTCAAGCTCCTCGCCTCCGCCATCACGATCGGATCGGGCGGCTCCGCCGGCCGTGAGGGACCCATTGCCCTGGTGACCGCCGGACTGGGTTCGTGGTACGCCTCCATCACAAATCGCAGCGGCGAAGATCGGCGCATGCTGATGCTGGCCGGCATGGCCGCCGGACTCGCCGCCGTGTTTCGCTCGCCGATCGGCACGGCCCTCTTCGCCATCGAAGTGCTCTACGCGGGCATGGCGTTCGAGTCCGGTGCGCTCTTCGCCACCATGATGACCTCCATCGTGGCCTACGCCGTCAACGGCCTGTTCTCCGGCTACGAGCCGCTGTTCCGGGTGCCGGAGCACATCGAACTCGTCAATCCGCTCGAGAATGCCTGGTTTGTGGTACTGGGGATTGCGGCGGGGGTGCTGGGTGCGGTGCTTCCGGTCTTGTTTTACCGGGTGCGCGACGCCTTCCGCTCCTTGAAGATCCGGCCCGAATTCAAGCCGGCGCTGGGCGGGCTGCTGACGGGCCTGATCGCGGTTGCGGCACCCCAGATTATCGGTGGCGGCTATGGCTGGGTGCAGGCCGCCATCGACGGGCAGTTGACCGGCTGGATTCTCCTGGGCCTGATCGCGGCCAAGATGCTGTCGCTCAGCTTCACGGTGGCCTCCGGTGGCTCGGGCGGCGTGTTCGCCCCGTCGCTGTACATCGGCGCCATGCTCGGGGGAGGGCTGGCGAGCGTCGCACACCTGCCGGTGGCGCCGTTTGTGATCGTCGGCATGGCCGCGGTCTTCGCGGGTTCCGCCCGGGTGCCGATTGCCACCCTGATCATGGTCACGGAAATGACCGGCGGTTACACCCTCCTGGTCCCCGCCGCGCTGGCCGTCATGATGGCATTCGTCGTTCAACGCCGGCTGGTGGCCGGGTGGCGCTACGGCCGGCTGTACGAGGCGCAGGTGGTGGGGCCTGCCGACTCGCCGGCCCATCACTCGGCGCACCTCAAGATTGCGCTGGACCTGCTCCAACAGCGCAAGGTGATCGACCCAGGTCGGGTGGGCGGACTCGATCTCCTCGGGCTGCTTCGGTCGGGGATCCCCGTGGAATTGCCGGGAGAGCAGCGGCTGATGATCAAGGTACTGAAGCCCACCAGCCCCTGGGTTGGCCAGCCCGCCCAGGCCAACGATCTCACCGCAGGCGGCGAAGTCACGCTGTTCGCCATCATTCGGGGCGAACATATGCTCGGGCCGCGGGATGACGTCCGGCTCGAGGCCGGCGACCGCCTCCTGTTGCTCACCTCCACTTCTGCACTGGAACGGATCGCGCCTCACCTCGACACCTGGTAGGCGCTGGGCGTCACGATGGGCG from Gemmatimonadales bacterium includes the following:
- a CDS encoding chloride channel protein, translating into MAPQPLRQRRLILDLVVIGVAGALAAQLFAFLLRGANWLFLTTLAQYVPLGLPNEGGSPQEIIGRWGLWMIPVATTLGGLIVGIIVTRLAPEAEGHGTDTAVRAFHRSDGVIRPQVPPVKLLASAITIGSGGSAGREGPIALVTAGLGSWYASITNRSGEDRRMLMLAGMAAGLAAVFRSPIGTALFAIEVLYAGMAFESGALFATMMTSIVAYAVNGLFSGYEPLFRVPEHIELVNPLENAWFVVLGIAAGVLGAVLPVLFYRVRDAFRSLKIRPEFKPALGGLLTGLIAVAAPQIIGGGYGWVQAAIDGQLTGWILLGLIAAKMLSLSFTVASGGSGGVFAPSLYIGAMLGGGLASVAHLPVAPFVIVGMAAVFAGSARVPIATLIMVTEMTGGYTLLVPAALAVMMAFVVQRRLVAGWRYGRLYEAQVVGPADSPAHHSAHLKIALDLLQQRKVIDPGRVGGLDLLGLLRSGIPVELPGEQRLMIKVLKPTSPWVGQPAQANDLTAGGEVTLFAIIRGEHMLGPRDDVRLEAGDRLLLLTSTSALERIAPHLDTW
- a CDS encoding DUF2911 domain-containing protein, with product MTAPTVRLRGACLTLLLLLPSALTAQMRASERGAVSQTIDGTTITIDYARPQVRGRDSLFGGVEHWGAVWTPGANFATTLETDRPIKMDGHPVAPGKYSLWLVIQPEEWTMVIDPRHKMYHVPYPDSTADQIRYQVKPGTGPFNEMLTFTFENVRGDEGTLFLRWGTTQVAFQVEVEPKYKLTMAAADAKPYLGAYAFRWNGQPDSIPPSKTTLVHENGMLMAHWDPAPWPEAATFILVEIKDDWFLMGTWEDGKLTDLDADWVFEFAKKDGTVTGYEVWGDKDEPDAIATRE
- a CDS encoding MFS transporter yields the protein MTRAAKRVDSGWASQMPLFVLFVTAFVDMIGLTMVIPLLPYYATDFGAGATMVGILISAFSIAQLIVAPTWGRFSDRYGRRPAILAGLLLTAVAYALFAYAGSIVALLVSRLIQGTGGGTIGVVQAYVADASNPKQRTKSLGWLSVVTSMGAVAGPAFGSAMISLGGRRAPGLAAAALSVLVAIFAWRFLRESHEIRQTASHAPASTLTSRAAILRVFTEWREPAPRLIWIYTIAIGAFYGTIQTVPLLLSNRFAVTEANIGYFVMYLGGMGVLVRSLLLGKMVDRLGEARLSRLGIVILALGLASTGLATGYPMLAVGFTLMPLGTAFVFPCVTGLLSTVVASNERGLYMGVQHTFGGVSRVAFPILAGFLMDHAGIGVPFWLSAILVLVTLPLTATLAKYVLDKNRTTGDGLASGLDEITGEYAVVTEGK
- a CDS encoding S9 family peptidase, giving the protein MHRSSIRRFGITLLALVGTLAALPVSAQVPEATAAALKQIFASRYYAAERFGPARWIEDGKAYTTLEKPADSTGGYDIVRYDSKTGARSILIPAASFIAPGDTVPLSISNYIWSPDASQLMIFTNTERVWRQNTRGDYWVLDRASGALRQLGGKGAPASTMMYAKFSPQGDRVAFVRKGDIYVERLSDGAITRLTTGADSLHVNGMSDWVYEEEFGVRDGFRWSPDGTKIAYYHFDMTGVGTFLMINDTDSLYPFTIPIQYPKVGTTNSAVTAGVVSATGGATTWFQLPGDPREDYIPFMEWAGKDSVLVQRMNRWQNNDALILASAATGGTRTILTETDEAWLDVIDDIPWLKGDKEFIWLSERDGWRHAYAISRATGAARLLTPGNFDVMSIALVDDKGGWLYYDASPENATQRYLWRTRIDGKGKAERLTPMDQAGSHRYTISPDAKYAFHSWSSFDRPGPTELVSLPKHTVERTLAANTELVARVKETITRPGEFFQVTIADGSTLDGWMIKPKDFDPTKRYPVLMYVYGEPAGQTVLDSWMGGSRLWYQTLADQGYLIASVDNMGTPAPKGRAWRKAVYEQIGVLSSMQQAEAVQALARTRPYFDSTRVGIWGWSGGGSSTLQAMFRYPEVYSMGMSVAPVPDQRLYDTIYQERYMGLLGPNAEKYDSASAIHQAKGLKGHLLIVHGSGDDNVHYQGTERMINELVKLNKSFDVMVYPNRTHSIREGPGTTLHIYSLLTRYLMQNLPAGSNYTPMP